CCACCTCAAGTTTATGAGCTGAAACTCAAGTTGAGCTCGAGCTCCAACCTTAATTTAGTGTCACTCTCGAGGTTGTCCTTACgctaagtttaatttatgagCTAAAATTGGAGCTCAAACTTCAATTTGCGATCAAGAATAAGCTGAATTTCGTGCTGAGCTTAAGCTCAAGTTCGTACTCTTTCTCAAGATTTTGATATGAGCTCAAGACCGTGATCGAGTTCAAATTCGTGCTTAAGCTCACGTTTAACTTCATTCTCTAGTTCAAATTCGAACTCAAGCACTAGCTAAAATTTGAGCTTGAGCTGGACCATCAGggcatatttttgtttctgcaGCTTTTAAAAGAAGACACCTTCTGCGCACTCTTGGTGTGTATAGTCGCTACGGGGAAGGCAatccataaatatatattaagttAACATTTCCAATTTTCATTGGAGTCTACTGCCCTCTACATCCTTTAATTCCGATTAAAAGAGTATTTATTGTGtctattttttgtatttttatgtcATGGCAAAATACtagtctataaatatttattgcataaCTTATGGACTTaatgtataacatttttttaactttggtCTTTGAGAAAGTAAagtggaaaatttaaatttttgacaaATGGGAGCTGGATAGAGAGGTGGAACAGAATAATCCACTCCAAAACTACTACTATTACTAAcagtacaaaataaaaaaaaactggctTGATTGTTTGTGGATAGCATTTCACAAAGGCTCTCTGCCaataagaaaaactttttggattttatattattagtAGTACTAGTcgtacttttttaattttttctctcGGTGCCTTTCGTCACTATATAAATTGCCATGTACagtaatttattgaattagaGACGAGATTATCGATGAAtgcttattaattatttttcaagtttttcttatttaacaATCTTATACAGGTTTGTAATAAGGACCTCGATCGCTCATACACAACTCATAGGGTTTTCCGTTTGGAAACCGCACGAgtatatgtcgaagaaatcTTTGTTTTGCTTGAGACCCAGATAGAAGACGTGTTCGGCCAGATCCTTGCCGAACTCACAAAAGTTCTGGGCGTAGAGTGTGAAAAAGATGCGCTTGTTGTCGAGGTGGTACTGCTGGAGGATGCCGTTCTCCTGGTCGTAGATGCCATTGTTGTGCGGCGGTGCGCTGATCCAGGCGCTGTAGTCTATCCAGGCGGCTCGAAAGCTCTTCAAGTAGATCACGGCCAGCATTCTGGCCTCGTCCAGTACATTGACGAACTGCGGCAGCCTCAGACACTCCACTTCCTCGCGGAATCGCGTGAAGTCACGCTGGCGCTCCCGGACGTTGAAGAGCATCATGTACAAGTGCACCGTGAAGGTGGCGTAGTAGTAGGACATGGGCTTGTTGCGGCTCTGGAAGAGGTACATGCTCCAGTCCAGCATGGTCCGCTGCACGCCCATCTCGTAGGTCGAGTTCTGCTTCCGGTGCAGCTCCAGGTTGCGAATGTTGTGCTCGTAGCTCTCCCGGTAGATGCGCAGGTTCCGGTACTCGCGGTCCAGGTCTCCGGCGTGGAAGTAGACGCGCGGCGTCTTGAACTTCTGCTTGTACGTGGCCAGCTTGTCGAGAATGGGGTTCGACTCCCGGTCCCTGTGGGTCCGGGCCACGAAGCGCTCCAGGACGCCCAGGAAGTCGTCCAGCTCGTGAGACCCTCCTTGGGTCATGTTCTTGGTAACAATGTAGCCGAACAGGGGCTTGAAGTACTCGAAGGTTTCGCGGTAGCAATCCTCCAGCGCGTGCTGCGAGTTGCAGGATATGAAGAAGTCCAGCAGCTTCTGCTTAGCCTCGAACTGCGCTGGGTCGTTCTGCAGCTCGGTCAGCAGCTGGATGAGCTCACTCATCTGCGGCATGTGGCCTAGGATGGGGTGTTCTCATTAGTCACTACATTATTAGTCCGGACCGCGCCAGTTCACATACCCATGATCGAGAAGAGCGGACGATTGCGGCTGCAGACGTAGTCGAAGTAACTCTCGCAGGCGTACTTCTCGGGGTTGATGGAGTTCTGCATCCGCACAGCCAGGTCCTTCAGCTCCCTGATCCGCAGCTCCGAAAGGTGCCGCACGAAGGCCACCTGGCCATATCCTGCGCCCGCCCACACCCACAGAACTAGGGCTATTGAAGCGCCAAACGCTAGTTTTGAGGTTGCCATCGACCAACTCTGGTTGCGCTTTGTCGCAATCGCTTGTTCAAAGCCACTGGGAGCCAGCTTTTGCCCCAGGCCTATCGGAACCCTCGACGGATGTAGAGTTTAGTCGCACACTGGTTGCGTTTTTTGTATCCCAGTCTGAAAGTTCAACCGAAAAttagcttaattttttttttaattttcaaaaaaggtTTCTTacactattattttttttaatgaaccAAATTTTACTGCACTTAAGTCGCTCTTGCCATAAACTGAAATCGAGATAGTAAAATAAACTAACTTAAATCTAGATGGCGCAAAAATTGACAAGTCAAAGTTTGAATACCCTTCCAGATAAAACGAGTTTATAAACGAACAAAGTGAATCACACGCTCatgattgaaattatatttggTCTATTCGATTTTATCAGgattgaaaaagaaaagtatataactttttaatacGCATGCAATGACAGTCTTAAAAGTCGCATAcgcttacaaaaataaaagttttctttatGCAAAAGTTGGTGTAATTGTCCATAAGAATAAAGAAATCAAATCGATGGCCCTTTGCAATGCAATGAGTTCCTGATTGTCACTTTGACTTGCTTTTTAAGTCTGctactatttaatttaactaatttgtCATTAGCAAATATCAAAAAACAATGAAAGTATCAGCGCTGCTTGTTTATTCCTCATATAATTTTAACAGGTACCACCTCgcaagttttattattaaattgttaaattaaattcagtttCATCCTATGTATAACTTTGATCTCTACTCAATTGAAAATACAACAGTTGTAAAGTATGTTATGCTGATGAAATATTTGGACAATAATTTATGCAACACCACGGTGCGTTGCTCAATTCGAGGTCTTGATTCGATTCAGTGGCTGCCTTTGCTCTGTGTGCTTCCGAGGCGATAAGCATGTCAAGTCCTATCAGTGAATTTCTCTCCCGCTGCTCTCAAGATTTCTTTATTCACTTAATTTGGTGGTAGCGTATACATCAGTGCGCCGTTGCTTGAAGATGGGTATTTGGCGGCGCACTTGCTCGACCATGTCGAAATCTGAAAGGGGAGAAAAGGCCATCAGTCTTGCAAGTTGACTGTATGCCCGTATGCCCGTATGGAGAACTCACCGATTTCCTCGACAATGAACTCACATCCCTCGCCAGCCTCGCGTTGCACCTGCGCCCAGGGATTGACGACCATCGAGTGGCCGTAGGCCACGTAGCCCGACATGTTGTCCCTGGCGGGCGAGCAGGTGACCACGAACACCTGGTTGTCGGTGGCCCGGGCTCGCTGCAGCAGCTCCCAGTGCATCGGTCCCTGGCAGATGCAGAAGGCGGACGGGTAGACCAGCATGGAGCAGCCTGGGAGGAGTACTCATTGAGAACCCAGTGGCGCCAGGCGGTAGGTTGACTCACCCATGTTGCGGTAGATCCTGGCCAGCTCCTCGAAGCGCTTGTCGTGGCAGATGCCAACGCCGACCTTCTGCTGCCCAATCTGCACCACCGTCGGCTCCGATCCCGCCGTCAGAACAGCCGCCTCGTCGAACTCCACGCCGCCGGCGTTGGCGGGCTCGATGCTCATGGTGAAGAGGTGGATCTGCCGAGAAAGGTCATTGTTGTTCAGACTGTCCCGTTTGCTGTCCCTCCTTCAGCTTACCTTGCGATGTCTGCCAATGAGACTTCCATTGGGCGCCCACACGGTGCAAGTGTTGTACAGTTTGGTGCCCTCGCGCTCCACAATGCTGCCCCCGACTATGTAGATGCCCAGCTCACGGGCGAGCTTGGACAGCGCCTGGCAGGTGGGACCCGTCGGCACCTGCTCGGCGAACTTGGGGAAGTGCTCCTGGCCGTATGGTGCGTTGAAGCTCTCCGGCAGAATGGCCAGCTGCAGCTTGGGGTTTTCCGCCTTCAGCTTCCTCACGCTGTCCACCGCCCGGCGCACATTTGAGGCCACTTCGCCGCCCACCGGAAGTTGCAGTAGTGCGATGGTAAGTTCTGCGAAAATGCAAACATTTGCTACTGAAACTGTTAGCCATCTTTGCCCGGTGCGACTCACTGTTAGCCATTCTTGATGAACCCAGTTGCGCCACTTACTGACTCTAGACAAGCAGGCTGTGTATTTATAGGAGCTTTGAAAGATTGCATATATGTGGTCACTGATCGCTCAGTTATGTAATGCAAGCTGATGCAGTCAGAGACTGAACATATACCTCATTGACGAGACTCTTGAACCTTCTTACTTGTTACACTTGCATCCTCAGATAAGAAATGGACACAAGTATTGGGAATAAGGTTGATTGCACGGGACCTCGCAACACGATTAAAGTAAAAGTATATTTGATTACTaagtacaaacaaaattaagtgttttaaaagatttaaggTCAAAAGACATGTAAACAACGCATTGTATGAATGCCTTTACATGTATTATTAACCAGTTTATAGACTTTGATATTAAAGACCAAGGAACAGTACGAGATAAATTTAGAATGATCTCCGAAAAatagtttgatttttttggtatGACTTTGAAACAATAGGTCGTGGAATGATCAAGTAACAGTAACAGAGCCCTGCCTCGATCTGGGTTTCAATGTCTTGGTTTAAACATCTCATGTCGATTAGTTGAGAgaattatattgttttttatattcctATAGCATGTgtcatatatttaaatttattaagattAATTTGAGTTGAGTTTTCCGCCTAGAATATCCCATAATTTTATTGACGGACAATATAGTTTccacatataaaaataagaaccAAAAGCCAAACGCACTAATACAAGTAcaatcttttaaatataactaaacAGATTTTAAGAATTGAATGTAAAAATAAGCTTTTAAGCCCTCGTAGTCAATAAGTATTCATATCAGTAAGTAATAAAGACCCAAACTTTAGCTAATAAACAGTTTCCGGAAATAGATTCTTTAGTATTTATATTAACGAAAGTTCAAAAAAATacggaaaagggaaaaaatgGCTGCTGTAATACAGTTTACTAGAGCCAAAAGTAAGCCAGTTTTATTTGAGACcattacaaaagaaaaatctaaaattttggAGGGATATAGTTCTCAGTTTATTTAACAGatggatattttaaaataattcaaactcatttataatattttgcttacaacttttttgttttaaaaaacttactTAATACACAAACCGACCAAAGTTACCTTTTTCCCTGTAGACTTAAGCATCTAAATAACACTAATAACCTTAAAGAAATTGCATAagatcaaaattaaattgaaatttaaggCATAAGGTTATTAATAAACTGTTCAATGGAATCGAAGAAGTTTGCTAGcttcccaaaaataaaaacaacaagccATCACAAGAAGTCGATTCAGGAAATTGGCTAACCACTTCAACATCTTTCAGCCTTAAAAGTCTACAATTGTCTGTATACCATAGAGATGCTATGCAGCAACTATAAAATAGAAGCTGCAGTTAAGCTTACTCTGCACttagatttagatttattagattttataaGCTTTGTTTTAATTCCCCTATGAGAAAAACACACTTCATAAAAGCAATCATCCaggaaaacaacaattttgttcattatacttttaagttttatactttattaaACTGAAATTACTCAATCGATTTGATTAGCGTTATCAACGACAAAGCCGTCCTGCAGATCTGCAAAAATCAAATAGACAAAGGTTACTTTGATATTCCGATA
This genomic window from Drosophila gunungcola strain Sukarami chromosome 3R, Dgunungcola_SK_2, whole genome shotgun sequence contains:
- the LOC128252442 gene encoding uncharacterized protein LOC128252442; this translates as MATSKLAFGASIALVLWVWAGAGYGQVAFVRHLSELRIRELKDLAVRMQNSINPEKYACESYFDYVCSRNRPLFSIMGHMPQMSELIQLLTELQNDPAQFEAKQKLLDFFISCNSQHALEDCYRETFEYFKPLFGYIVTKNMTQGGSHELDDFLGVLERFVARTHRDRESNPILDKLATYKQKFKTPRVYFHAGDLDREYRNLRIYRESYEHNIRNLELHRKQNSTYEMGVQRTMLDWSMYLFQSRNKPMSYYYATFTVHLYMMLFNVRERQRDFTRFREEVECLRLPQFVNVLDEARMLAVIYLKSFRAAWIDYSAWISAPPHNNGIYDQENGILQQYHLDNKRIFFTLYAQNFCEFGKDLAEHVFYLGLKQNKDFFDIYSCGFQTENPMSCV
- the LOC128252449 gene encoding omega-amidase NIT2-like — encoded protein: MANKLTIALLQLPVGGEVASNVRRAVDSVRKLKAENPKLQLAILPESFNAPYGQEHFPKFAEQVPTGPTCQALSKLARELGIYIVGGSIVEREGTKLYNTCTVWAPNGSLIGRHRKIHLFTMSIEPANAGGVEFDEAAVLTAGSEPTVVQIGQQKVGVGICHDKRFEELARIYRNMGCSMLVYPSAFCICQGPMHWELLQRARATDNQVFVVTCSPARDNMSGYVAYGHSMVVNPWAQVQREAGEGCEFIVEEIDFDMVEQVRRQIPIFKQRRTDVYATTKLSE